From a region of the Solanum stenotomum isolate F172 chromosome 2, ASM1918654v1, whole genome shotgun sequence genome:
- the LOC125854641 gene encoding uncharacterized protein LOC125854641: protein MSNDHSSASYIHMVQHLIEKCLIYKMTKEECMEALSKHANIKPVITSTVWKELEKENKEFFEEYKESQNNKDSMTEEETSAMIEKLILDSKEPGPSKESDKK from the exons ATGAGTAACGATCATTCATCTGCTTCATATATCCATATG GTGCAGCACCTGATAGAGAAGTGTTTGATTTACAAAATGACGAAAGAAGAGTGCATGGAGGCACTATCCAAGCATGCAAACATCAAACCTGTTATCACTTCTACTG TGTGGAAAGAACTAGAGAAAGAGAACAAAGAGTTCTTCGAGGAATACAAAGAATCACAAAATAACAAAGATAGTATGACAGAGGAAGAGACAAGTGCTATGATAGAGAAATTGATATTAGATTCCAAAGAACCAGGTCCTTCCAAGGAATCAGACaagaaataa